A single window of Hyla sarda isolate aHylSar1 chromosome 2, aHylSar1.hap1, whole genome shotgun sequence DNA harbors:
- the LOC130356152 gene encoding protein spinster homolog 1-like, whose amino-acid sequence MASPQDPLLKEEEEAMEDHSDMDVEKGDIPERQNLPSLSVMSTARSIITVVILAVVNLLIYANRSSVAGVLPYIQKAYDTNASLSGLLNTLFIGSYVLVAPIAGYLGDHCNKKYTVCAGVIVWLSMTLTLSFIPDGYFLLFLLTSGLVGAGEATFCTIAPSIIADLFTSDQRTRMLNVFYSVIPVGCGLGYIIGPKVTDAARGDWHWAFRVTPGLGLIAVALMILVTKELPRTTTNGKKNKSQKFAKWATDLKKLFKNRSFMLTTMGSTAVSFIVGAIGVWGPSYLTHARTLLQEKDPCRAEPCDYHDILIFGVVTVVSGILGVVAGTEISKRYRKSNPRADPLVCGCAMMLSAPFLLLALTFGNISLVATNIFIFIGETLLSVNFTLISDIILKVVTPWRRSSALAVQMTIYHLLGDAGSPYLIGLISDTYERGYAKSPLLKYRSLEYALMTCTIMAVIGGAFFMATALYIERDEKEAEMESEPPSSSSSSLLPADEDRASD is encoded by the coding sequence atggcctctccacaagacccattgctgaaggaggaggaagaagcaatggaggaccatagtgatatggatgtagaaaagggcgatatccctgagaggcagaacctgccatctctaagcgtgatgtccaccgcacgttccatcatcaccgtagtgatcctcgccgttgttaatttgctcatctatgcaaatcgctccagcgtggcgggggtgctgccttatatacagaaagcatatgacaccaatgctagtctgtccggcttattgaatacattgttcattggaagctacgtgctggtcgcaccaattgccggatatttgggcgaccactgtaataagaaatatactgtttgcgcaggagtcatcgtttggctgagcatgacacttaccctgtcattcatccctgacgggtacttcctgctctttctgctgacgagtggactggttggggccggagaggcgactttctgcaccatcgccccctccatcattgcagacctttttacaagtgaccagcggacccgcatgctgaacgtgttttactccgtcatacctgtaggctgcggactaggatacatcatcgggcccaaagtgactgatgcagcaaggggcgattggcactgggcatttcgggtcacccctggcctgggcctcatagctgtggctttgatgattttggtcacaaaggagcttccaagaacgactacaaacgggaagaagaacaaatcccagaagtttgccaaatgggcgacagatctgaaaaaactatttaaaaatcgaagcttcatgttaaccaccatgggatcgacggctgtatccttcatagtgggagccataggtgtatggggtccgtcatacctgacccacgcacgaacactcctacaagagaaggacccttgccgtgctgaaccatgtgactatcacgacatcctaatatttggtgtggttacagtcgtttccggcattctgggagttgtagcagggacggagataagtaaaagatatcgcaaatccaacccacgggcggacccgcttgtgtgtggatgcgcgatgatgctctccgccccttttcttctgttggcattgacttttggcaacatcagcctcgttgccaccaacatcttcatcttcatcggagagacgcttctgtcagtaaatttcaccctcatatctgacattatactaaaagtagtaactccgtggaggagatcttcagccctggccgtgcagatgacaatctatcacctcctaggtgacgccggcagcccgtacctcatcggcctgatatctgacacctacgaacgaggatatgccaaatcccctcttctgaaataccgcagcctggagtatgccctcatgacctgcaccataatggcagtcatcggaggggccttcttcatggccactgccctatatatagagagggacgaaaaagaagcagagatggaatcagaacctccgtcatcctcctcctcctcactgcttcctgccgatgaggaccgcgcttcagactga